The Natrinema versiforme genome segment GCGTTCTGGAAGTAGTCGAAGCGTCCATCCACACGCCACTCGGCGGTGTCACGCTCTTGCAGTCGCTTCAACGTCGTGTACATCTCCTTACGGAGTGCTCGCGCACGACCGCCATCGTAGATGTACGGTTGGATCGGAGTGTCGCTCTGACAGGCACAGCCCGTCAGCAGTTTGGACTCGCCAACATCGAAGCCAATTCGAGTCGGGTCGTCCGGGGTCTCTGGTTCGGCTACGTCGTACTCGACTGTGACGTGCAGCATCCAACTGGTTCGGTACTGTTGCAGTCGGAACTCGCCAACTGTCGCACTCTCGTCGAGAAGATCGTGCCACAGCGATTCCTGTTCGGGGTTGATCCGAAGCGGAATCCAGAATGCGTTCCCACGTCCTGCCTGCGGAACGCGCCAACAGAACTCGTACGCACGTTCGTCGGAATGGTCGATTCGAAACCCCCGGTTCGTGAACCGAACCGGATGGTCGTCAGCCAACTCCGACGCGTTATACGTATCCCGAAGCTTCGGGACGTAGTTCTTGAGCGCGTCCTTAGCGTAGGACGTGAGTGTGTAGGGCGTAACGACGTCGTTGACCGCCGTCTGCGTATCTGCACCACTCTCGAAGGCGTCCGAGAGAGCGCGTCGATAGGTCGCCACGGTACGCTCGAGCCGTTGCTCTTTACCCGTTGTAGGCGGAGCGAGCGTGGCTTCGAGCGTTTTCGTGGCGGTCGCCGTCACGACTACGAGTACGGGAGAGTAATAGTTAAAGCTAACTAAAAACTAACCATGTGTGTAGATGCCCAACCTGAACATCGAAGTAGACCAAGACGAGTACGACCGCCTGAGAGAAATCAAAGACGCGCACGGCCTCACCTGGAAAGGGGTGCTTCTCCAAGGTGCGAAATCGTTGGACACCGAGGGGCCGTTGTAGGGCGAGTCGAGACACGAACGAACGCGATTCCTCCCCGTCCCAAGGGACGGGGTTTCCTCGCTACCGCCAGATGACGGCATACGACTTCGTCCGATCGATCCGGTCGGATCGGCGAGCGATGCTGTGGGGAACGGCCGCCGGAATCGGCGTGTTCCTGCTGTTCGGCCTCGTCACCGGCCTCGTCCCAAATCCGCTGTACGTTCGGATGGTCCCGCGGACGCCCGTCGATTACATGTTTCTGACGCTGACCGCACTGCTTGCGGGCGTCTACGCCGCACAGCGACTGGCGACCGAGGCGGCCGATCCCGACCTCGAGGGTAACGACGAGAGCGAGGCCGACGGCGCGAGTAGCGAGGACCGCTGGATGCTCGGCGGTCTCGTCGGCGGATTCCTGGCGGTCGGTTGTCCGATCTGTAACGTTGCCCTGCTCGCCCTGTTCAGTTCGTCCGCGCTCATGACGTACTTCGATCCGTTACGACCGGCCCTCGGCGCGCTCTCCGTGACGATTCTGGCGGGACTGATCTACGCTCGCCATAGGCGGGCGTGTCCGGCCTGCACACCGTGATGCGTTCGTCAACGTGGTCCGTGCGCTCGAGGCGTTCTGGTTCGACGTCGTCTGGTTACCGCCGGGAGACGAAGCGGACGACGACCGTCAGTAGTCACGACTGCTACCGGAGTGTGGGTACAAGACAGTGACGACGATTTGCTGAGTCGGGGAATCGTGGCCTATTTGGTACTGAACGACGGGGTCTATCGTGTGCAACACGGAGGCTCCTCGGACTCGGCGGAAATCTTCCAGATCCTCGCGGACGAGTACGCACGGAAGATACTCCTCGCCGCGGACCACGGGCCGAAGACCGCGAAAACGCTCAGCGAGGAGTGCGACGCCTCGCTCACGACGATCTATCGGCGAGTGTCGACGCTGCAGGACCAAGACCTCATCAAGGAACGGAACACCGTCGATTCGGACGGCTCCCATCGAAGCAAGTTCCAAACGTCGCTCGAGGAACTCCACGTCGATATCACCGACGGTCAGCTCTCGCTGACGCTGGAGACCCGCGACGAACTCGCTGACAACTTCACGTCCCTCTGGAGCGATCTCCGGGGTGACGACTGATGGAAGCGTCGTTCGTGATCGCCAAACTGTTCACGTTCGTGCTGAGTCTCGGCGTCGCGTATCTGGCGTATCACGGCTATCGGCGCAGCGGTCAGACGCCGATGCTGTACGTCTCCGGTGGATTCGTCTTCATCGGTGCCGGCGCGATCTGCGAGGGACTCATCTACCACGTGTTCGGAACGACGATCGCGTCCGCCGCCCTCGTGCAGGCGGCCATCGTCTCGAGCGGGATGGTGCTCGTTCTCATTTCGTTGACGAAGTGATCTCGCGAACTCCCGAGCGGCATTCGCGCTCCTCGTTCATCCTCGCCGCTGTCCCTTTTTCCGACTCGGGGAATCGTCGTACTGGATTTACGATTCCCACCGAAACGTGGACGTATGAATCGGCGTCTCTGGCTCCGATCGATCGCCGCCTCGAGTGTCGCTACCACCGCGGGCTGTCTGGATACCCTCTCGAGTGACGAGGGACAGGCAGACGACAGCGACGGTAGTGAACGGGAGCGTGCCGACGGAGCGGTTCTCGGCCCACCGGAGCAAGATCTGAGCGAGTCGTCGCATCCGAGCTACGGCGACGACGTTCCGTCGGTCGAACTCCCCAACCCACTGACCAGTGAAACCGTCTCGACGGACCAGTTCGAGAGCGACCGGGCCGTTTTGATGACCTTCTTTTATACGTCGTGTCCCGATGGGATGTGTCCGGCATTGATACTACGACTCCGCCGTGCACAGGAAGCCGCTGCTGCCAACGGGTACGGTGACGATGTCCAACTGCCCGCAATGACGTTCGACCCGGAACGAGACACGGAAGACGCGCTTCGAACGTTCGCCGGTCAGCAGGGAGTCGATCTCGAGGCCGGGAACTGGGACTTCCTCAGACCGGAGCGGTACGAAACAGCGAAGGAGATCTTAACAGACCAAATCGGATTGCCGCTCAAAAAGATCGATGCCGAGAAGTACGATTCGCTCGAGTATCAGTTCCCCCACTATAATTTGATCTTGCTCGCGAACGAGCGGGGGATCGTCGAGCGAGCGTATCCCCGGGGGGCAACGGTCGAGATCTCACGGGTAGTCGACGATCTCGAAACGGTGGTGTCAGCGTAAGATGCGCAGGCGAGATATCCTCGCCGGAGTCGGCAGTCTGGGTACGATCGGTGGCGCAGGAGCGCTGGCGATACGCGGTCCACCGTCGTTCGGAGATGGAACAGACGAAACCCAGAGCGAGAATTCGGATGGAACAGGATCTCCGGACACCGAACCGCTCACGATCGAGACGATCGATGCCCCGGGAAGCGAAGCCGGCGAGGTCCGTGTTCCGGCGTCCGACCGACCCACGTTCATCGATTTCTTCGGCACGTGGTGTCCGCCGTGTATCGAGCAGATGCCTGCACTTGCGGCGGCGAACGATCGCATCGGTGACGACGTGCTGTTCATCTCGATCACGAGCGAAGCGATCGGGCGATCAGTGACGAAAGCAGAACTAGTCGACTGGTGGGAGAAACACGACGGGAACTGGTCTCTCGGCCTCGATCCGACTGCGGAACTGACTGCACGGTATCTCGCGGGCGGCTATCCCTCTGCGGTTGCGATCGATACGTCCGGTCGCGTCCAGTGGTCGGACACCAGAGTCAAAACGGCGGACGAACTCGTGGCGGGGATCGAACAGGCGCTCAAGATGAGGACGGACGCGTGATCGACGCACCGCTCCTGTCGACGGTCGTCTTCGCACTCACTGCCGGCGTCGCGACCTTCTTTAGCCCCTGTGCGTATCCGCTGTTGCCCGGGTACGTCGGGTTCTACGTCAGCCGGACGGACGGCGACGCATCACTCGGTGGGGCGACGACCCGCGGTATCGCCGCAGGCGTTGGCGTTCTGGGAACGCTCGCAGCCCTCATCGGGGTGACGTTCGTAATCGGTCAGCAGACGCTATCGAACCTCACGATCTTCGAGTCGCTCGTCGGCGGACTACTGGTGATCTTCGGCGCGCTCGTTCTCGCCGGTCGCGCCCCCTCGCTGTCGATTCCGCTTCCGAAGCGGCGGTCGAGTATCTTCGGATTCGGACTCTTCGGTTCGGGGTACGCGCTCGCTGGGGCCGGTTGCGTCGCGCCCGTCTTCCTCGCGGTCGTCGCCCGCTCGCTATCGCTGCCGACCGAGGCGGCGGCGCTCGTCCTGATGACCTACGTCGGTAGCGTCGTCGCCCTGATGATCGCGGTGACGGTCGCGACCGGAATGGGGCTGGTTGCGAGTGCAGGTCGGTTCGCGGCCTACTCGGGACCCCTCAAGTGGCTCGCCGGAGGCCTGATGATCGTGGCTGGAGCCGGACAGCTTTATCTGGCGCTCGTTGTCTATTAGCACGATTTCATCATTTAGAACAACTCGTGTAACTCACGGTCAGTACAGTCTGCTAAGATGGCGATCCCGTTGAATGGAGACTGCGTATTTTTACAGTTCTCTGTAGGACACCATCTTATGGTAGCGACCAATCAAATCCTGTCCGTTTTCATCATCTTTGCCCTCGCACTACTGGTGGTTCGGATCGGAGCGATTGCGCTTCGAATGACTGGTCTCTCACCGGACGTGGCCACATTTCAGTCAGCATCGGCATTTTCGGGAGCGGGGTACACGACCGAAGAAGCAGAGTTTACGGTCTCAGAGCCGAGCAGACGAACTATTGTCATCTGGCTCATCCGAATCGGAAGTATCGGGGTTGTGAGTGCGCTTGCGTCGGTCCTTCTATCGTTCATCAACGCTGAGGGCGAGGACTTTCTTACCCTCATCTACGTTATCAGTGGGATTGTCGGGATTATTCTTCTCGCTCATAGCCAGCTATTAAATCGAGCAGTAACGCCAGTTATCGAATGGACACTTGACCAGACGACGGATCTTGCCATCCAAGATTACACGAAGGTACTTGGTCTTCAGAGTGAATATCGCATTGCTGAAGTTGAGGTCAACGATGATGAATGGTTGGCAAATGATACGGCCAGAGGATTGA includes the following:
- a CDS encoding RNA-guided endonuclease TnpB family protein, with protein sequence MTATATKTLEATLAPPTTGKEQRLERTVATYRRALSDAFESGADTQTAVNDVVTPYTLTSYAKDALKNYVPKLRDTYNASELADDHPVRFTNRGFRIDHSDERAYEFCWRVPQAGRGNAFWIPLRINPEQESLWHDLLDESATVGEFRLQQYRTSWMLHVTVEYDVAEPETPDDPTRIGFDVGESKLLTGCACQSDTPIQPYIYDGGRARALRKEMYTTLKRLQERDTAEWRVDGRFDYFQNALTDIVEKASHEAVEYADSFDDPVIVLEDLTYIRENLDYGKYMNRRLHSWAFARLTDRIEDKALEAGIPVEFVNPSYTSQTCHACGHIGRRGSQAEFKCTNAECHISTFQADINAAANIADRFDPWGESVPWKPERDDSPRNGSRCDTATGYRTLSRQSRQTTLAAFES
- a CDS encoding helix-turn-helix domain-containing protein, whose product is MQHGGSSDSAEIFQILADEYARKILLAADHGPKTAKTLSEECDASLTTIYRRVSTLQDQDLIKERNTVDSDGSHRSKFQTSLEELHVDITDGQLSLTLETRDELADNFTSLWSDLRGDD
- a CDS encoding SCO family protein; this encodes MNRRLWLRSIAASSVATTAGCLDTLSSDEGQADDSDGSERERADGAVLGPPEQDLSESSHPSYGDDVPSVELPNPLTSETVSTDQFESDRAVLMTFFYTSCPDGMCPALILRLRRAQEAAAANGYGDDVQLPAMTFDPERDTEDALRTFAGQQGVDLEAGNWDFLRPERYETAKEILTDQIGLPLKKIDAEKYDSLEYQFPHYNLILLANERGIVERAYPRGATVEISRVVDDLETVVSA
- a CDS encoding TlpA disulfide reductase family protein, which codes for MRRRDILAGVGSLGTIGGAGALAIRGPPSFGDGTDETQSENSDGTGSPDTEPLTIETIDAPGSEAGEVRVPASDRPTFIDFFGTWCPPCIEQMPALAAANDRIGDDVLFISITSEAIGRSVTKAELVDWWEKHDGNWSLGLDPTAELTARYLAGGYPSAVAIDTSGRVQWSDTRVKTADELVAGIEQALKMRTDA
- a CDS encoding cytochrome c biogenesis CcdA family protein, with the protein product MIDAPLLSTVVFALTAGVATFFSPCAYPLLPGYVGFYVSRTDGDASLGGATTRGIAAGVGVLGTLAALIGVTFVIGQQTLSNLTIFESLVGGLLVIFGALVLAGRAPSLSIPLPKRRSSIFGFGLFGSGYALAGAGCVAPVFLAVVARSLSLPTEAAALVLMTYVGSVVALMIAVTVATGMGLVASAGRFAAYSGPLKWLAGGLMIVAGAGQLYLALVVY
- a CDS encoding TrkA C-terminal domain-containing protein; protein product: MVATNQILSVFIIFALALLVVRIGAIALRMTGLSPDVATFQSASAFSGAGYTTEEAEFTVSEPSRRTIVIWLIRIGSIGVVSALASVLLSFINAEGEDFLTLIYVISGIVGIILLAHSQLLNRAVTPVIEWTLDQTTDLAIQDYTKVLGLQSEYRIAEVEVNDDEWLANDTARGLNLSDEGVILLGVERNGDYIGAPGPDTEIQPGDTVVLYGKEDRLQELADRDGGDVKAHKEARDEHENILAEQEQIIDQ